One stretch of Rana temporaria chromosome 10, aRanTem1.1, whole genome shotgun sequence DNA includes these proteins:
- the CDC42EP5 gene encoding cdc42 effector protein 5 — protein sequence MPILKQSSSHSKKKTRIDREMISAPLGDFRHTMHVGRGGDVFGDTSFLSNHGPSSAPPPVEVPTSKKNGVVKQAGDHDDNKTADSLSQLSQSSGIGSGAGSISSSPVNHAPAKDHSVWNSSNSGGHADQIDWLPLDCGLKHAESMLSFHLDLGPSFLDDVLGIMDRDAPTDDWNSPDDQCDYKFSAESSKLTQLSSITESPGSHYSLSTTLPITNPSLDYNSSVISENLEGNRSAYEGDSEEEKRSIYEGVADSPAQKENSFHTSHCEELDDDDDEEDEDDDEVGQGYTFEEDLDDEIGV from the coding sequence ATGCCTATCCTCAAGCAATCCAGCTCTCACTCAAAGAAGAAAACCCGAATAGATCGAGAGATGATCAGTGCCCCTTTAGGGGATTTCAGGCACACTATGCATGTTGGTAGAGGTGGGGATGTGTTTGGAGATACATCTTTCCTCAGCAACCATGGCCCTTCCTCTGCTCCTCCACCTGTGGAAGTACCAACCTCTAAGAAGAATGGTGTCGTGAAACAAGCTGGAGATCACGATGATAATAAAACGGCTGACTCGCTAAGTCAGCTTTCTCAGTCCTCTGGAATAGGCTCCGGTGCAGGAAGCATTTCTTCTAGCCCCGTTAATCATGCACCAGCTAAAGACCACAGCGTATGGAATAGCAGTAATTCTGGAGGTCACGCAGATCAAATAGATTGGCTTCCACTGGATTGTGGGCTAAAACACGCCGAGTCTATGTTGTCCTTCCATCTTGATCTTGGCCCATCCTTTTTGGATGATGTTTTGGGTATAATGGACAGAGATGCTCCCACCGATGACTGGAACAGTCCAGATGACCAATGTGATTACAAATTTTCGGCAGAAAGCAGCAAGCTTACACAGCTGTCTTCCATCACAGAGTCCCCAGGAAGCCATTACAGTCTCTCCACCACACTGCCTATTACAAACCCTAGCTTGGATTATAATTCAAGTGTCATCTCTGAAAACCTGGAAGGAAACCGATCAGCTTATGAAGGGGATAGTGAAGAAGAAAAACGTTCCATCTATGAAGGGGTTGCCGACAGTCCAGCACAAAAAGAGAACAGTTTTCACACTAGTCACTGTGAAGagcttgatgatgatgatgacgaggaggatgaggatgatgatgaagttGGTCAAGGATATACATTTGAAGAAGATCTTGATGATGAGATTGGCGTATAG